From Candidatus Atelocyanobacterium thalassa isolate ALOHA, a single genomic window includes:
- a CDS encoding MotA/TolQ/ExbB proton channel family protein, translating into MNIPDIMEKGGIAMWPLLLLSILALSTIIERSFFWIRFLSKEKQITKIILKTASYDWDAILKTSQNHSKHPICNFLYTPLKLKDPDPEVFHLALESSADDELALMRQGDKLLEGVIALSPLLGLLGTVLGLIGSLGNIQISDLGTSSTRGVTLGIGEALISTAAGLIIAITSLTFYRIFQSLWFNKVRVFIKISSELDLIYQQHWLKINSSDSKNLNENYNE; encoded by the coding sequence ATGAATATCCCAGACATTATGGAGAAGGGTGGGATCGCCATGTGGCCTCTACTTCTTTTATCAATATTAGCTTTAAGTACAATTATTGAACGTTCATTTTTTTGGATTCGATTTTTATCTAAAGAAAAGCAAATTACCAAAATTATCCTCAAAACTGCCTCCTACGACTGGGATGCAATTTTAAAAACTTCCCAAAACCACAGTAAACATCCTATCTGTAACTTTCTTTACACTCCTTTAAAGTTAAAAGATCCAGATCCTGAAGTTTTTCATTTAGCTTTAGAATCATCAGCAGACGATGAGTTGGCATTGATGAGGCAAGGAGATAAGCTTCTAGAAGGAGTTATTGCCTTATCTCCTTTATTGGGATTATTAGGCACTGTCTTAGGATTAATTGGTTCCTTAGGAAATATTCAAATTAGTGACTTAGGCACTTCTTCTACAAGAGGTGTAACTCTTGGAATTGGTGAAGCACTGATTTCTACTGCTGCTGGGTTGATTATTGCTATTACTAGCCTAACTTTTTATCGAATTTTTCAATCACTTTGGTTTAATAAAGTTCGAGTTTTTATAAAAATAAGTAGTGAATTGGATTTAATTTACCAGCAACATTGGCTCAAAATTAATTCTAGTGATTCTAAAAATTTGAATGAGAATTACAATGAATAA